The Eubalaena glacialis isolate mEubGla1 chromosome 3, mEubGla1.1.hap2.+ XY, whole genome shotgun sequence nucleotide sequence TTGAGGTTGCCAACTTCAGGATTCAAAGTCTGCGGCACGGGTGTCTGATTGGCAAAGCCTAGGTCATGTGACCTCCCCCTAGCTGAAAGAGACTCCAAGAAAATGAGTGTCTGGCCTTTCCAGTTTTTATAGCAGGAGGTGGTCCCGTCTCTTAAAGCAGAGGACTTCCCAAACACAGGAATGGTCACTGTTGGGGCTCAGAGTAGCCTGCCCAAGATTCGCCGtgatggcatattgattattttgaattaaagttacttgagaaacagctggtagaaaaaaaaatgatattaaaaaaaacctctctgaCCCCCCTGTTTCTCCCTGATAgtgggaaataaatctcccatgtgaaggTATCCTCCTTATACCAGGAGGATAGAAAGCATCCTTATCAGCCTTGAGTTAGGGAATTCAAGGCTAAGAAAGCTGtataaacaaacatttttacttcttcattcATCTGCTACCCCAAGCACCAGCCCCTTTGTTTCACTGAATCTTcacaaataattgtttctttgtctaaaaatgaTATTGCATAAACagcctgctttggtcacttcaggggtcccatttctatgagacctccatgcacataaattaattttctttctcctgttaatatgtcttatgtatatttaataattaGACCAGTCAAATGAACTAAACATCACCAAAAGAAGGACACATGTCCATGATATCACCCATAGACAAGCTACCTCCCTGCACCTGTTTCCTCatccaaaaaatagaaataatgatcACTCTATGCATGGGAGCTGTAATGGTTAAAGGAGCTGGTGGGTAGAAAGGACCCATCCTATGCCTGGCTCACAGTAGGAGCTTAGTTAATGGTAAACATCATTATTGGTGATTTGGGTTCCATTCTAATGTCTCCTCCACTCCCCGGGGTCCCCAAACCTCAGCTTCTCAGCCTGCTGTGAAATGGGATTCCCTGCAAAATATTTCATCAAGTTAACACATTTTCTACCTCACAGAGCAGCCCATCTTTTCCACCATCCTACAGAAGTGAGAACGCAATGTTTGAAACAGCTCCGGCTTTCCCTTAGGGCCCTGTCTACATTGTCAGGGAAAGGAAGTTTCTAAAAAAGGTATTTGTTATCTCTAAACTGAATTGAAAtcaactcaacaaatgtttgatttaaacttttttatttttagacatttttctttaagcgtttaatatcatttattgattCAGTGGCCAAATAAGGCAGCGTCTGCTCCGTTAGGAAAGGCACCTGTCAGAAATGAAATTCAACTGTGCTGCAAGATCCCTGTCTCAGGAGGCCAGCTGCAGACTCCCTGAGTGCAGGGACCATGCTTACTGTGTTTAGTAGCACCTCAACTGGCATACAGGAGCCCTTAAAGGATGTTTACTGAGTTAATCGTcatcagttaaaaacaaaacacaacgcTTTTCTTTGCCTCCCCCTCACCTCTCTACCTCCCCCTTCCATTTCCAAGTTTTCATTTATACTAGAGGGATATGTCCTTCTTtcttccaggaagattccacTGTGGACAGAAGAGTTTGGCTTTAGGGCTAGAACACTccaaacaatcttttttttttttttttttttaaaagcagaatacaTCTGGGAAACATACCTATGTGGGCTTGAGTCCTTAAATGGCTTTGCCCTGGTTCGAGGCCATCTCATGCCTTGCCCCTTGGGCCTAAGTGGTGGGGGAATGAAGCAGAAATCCTCAGAGCTTGGATGGATTTGGAAAGGGCCCCTTTGGCTACAATCACGGAAGCCCAAAGGAGGCTACCAAAGTGACTTTGCCCCACTTTTGGTGTGGAAGCTGACCCCCGACCTCCACTCTGACACATGGGTAAGCCTGTCCTCCTCTTGTTCAGCTCACAAAAGGATTCATGTTCTTTGAGCCGGGATGTTAGGGAAGAGTGTGATACAACAAAAAgatggactttggagtcaaagAGACCAGGGTTTGAGTCTTGTCTTTGCAACTTACTGTCTCACAAGCTGTGAGACTTTGAGCgagtattttttcttcttgagttTGAAATTCTCATTggcaaatgggaaaaataatacctCCCAGGGttattgggaaaaataaatcccATGACATAACTTATGTAAAAGCACCTTGCAAAGTGTCTGGTGGATATTTAAACACAGGAGGGAGAAGAGATGTCTGGGGAGAAAGAATTTGCCTGTATTTCTCCAGATATATTCAAGTGAGCATTTTTATAGTGGGATGACATGAACTGTGTGACCCTGTGTCCGTCTTCTTACCTCCTGACCCTCAGTTTTCCCTCAGAAGGGATTTCCCTCAGAAGGAGAGACTCCTAGAATTTAAGGTTAAATGTCAGAGTGTGTCACTGTCTGTAACAGAATACAGATTTATTACCTTGTTTCCAAGATGCCTTCAATTGTAAAATGCACAACTGGCTAAAAAACAgctttttgagagagagagagaaaaaaaatgcaacctTATTAGTGGACCCATCAATTTTAAGACATACTCTGATTTCAGAATCATTAAAATGGGAACAAGTGTATGTCTTACAATGGAAGAAATTCGTAATAATAATGCTGGCTCCCATTTATAAAGCCtctgctgggtgccaggcactaCCTAAGCTGCTTTACTAAGTCCTTGGCTTGTTATAGTCACCCAGTGAGGCAGATGTTATTCCCATTTCATGTTAGGAAACAGAATATGGAGGGGTCAAGTCACTTTCCCAAGGCCACAAAACCAGGAAATAGGGCTTGGAAGGCAGGTCTTCTTAACTCCAAAATGCTTTCCTCTTTCAGTAGATTGTTCTCCAGGCTAACGTGTCAAAGAGATGAGTTCTGTCCAGAGGAATGGTTTGTGAATGTGGTACTTTGAATATATCCTGAATCTTTGCAAGGTGACCAGGAAGGGCAGAGGTAACATAAATAGAGTCGTAATCTAATCAGTCTCCAAATACTGGACCTTGGAGGTAAGATGGTAACTGGAGAGTGAGGATTGCTCAGAATCCAAATAGAGGGAAGCCAAGAAATGAGACTGAGTCAAGGTTAATCCAGCCcccatggggggggggaggggccctGACCAGACACCAGGCTCATTCCAGGCCCATGGACACTACAACAAGCTTTCATCCTAGATGCCATTCTTCCTCAAGGTCATCCTATGCCTTCGACTTTGACTCTTTACTAAAGAAGTAGACACCTTTGGAGAAGAATCCAGTTTTTCCCAAAACCTTTCTTAAAGAGGGAGAAATGTGCTGATCAATCATCATGAGCTAGCTAGCGGTCATTTAGCACTGGAACAAGTTATAAATTAACAAGCTGGGTTTTTGGTGAGTTAGTCCAAGTTAGTTTCCCTGTGCTTGATTATGGGATTGACTATTTTGCTCTACAAAGCTGTGGATATGGCTCTTCCTCTGATATGACCTCAGGCAGACCCTCTCAGGAGCATGCCCTGACCCCTGACTCCTGGCCAGAAGACTCCTGGGctatctgcctgtctgtctgtctgtctgtctagctATTGTGTTTGGGAGGAGACAGCTAAACCCACAGCAGTGGATTCCCAAAATAGCACAGCTTTTTGGAAGGGTGGCAGCAGGGATATGGACGtacctggggtggggcctggcagGATGGGGTTGGGGGTTGCCTGAAGCATCAGGGATTGCATAAGAGATGCCCCTGTTGACCTGACCGGAACAAACTCATAGTGAAGCTGCCAGAGGAGAAATGTGCTTCTTGGTCTTGACTGAAGGCTCTTTGGACAGTGGCCAAGACAGCACCCAGGATGGGGGGTCACCGAGTCTCCACGTGGACGTCAACAGGGCTGAAGGTCACAGTTGCAGGGTGTTGACTGCTGTTGCTGTTTGGGCCCAGGGCAGAAGGGGAGGCTGGCTTGGGGACCTTGGGCTCCAGCTCCCGTCTTGTCCTCATTTTCCTGTAATGAGATACACACGCATGGCTGAGCCTTCCCCCTCATATGCCTTGGGGAATGAGCTCTGTGACTAGAGCTCCAGTGATGAAATTAACATAGATCATCATTAAATCATGTTGCTTAATTGCCAATCACAGAATTTTACAACTGGAAGGGATCTTAGACATCAGGTAGTCTGACCCTTCAGTTTCTTTGTTTAACCTAGGTTggatacttaattttatttttttcctattaatgaATGAGTAAAGTAGCAGATAGGTGGCTATTTTGAAGACAAAATgaagatattacatttttttttctgttcaaagGTGTAATGTGAGTGAAATTTTGTAGCCTCATTATGCTTGCTAAGTTTATTGCTAGAAATATTGAAGAACTTTTTACATAGTTGAGAAGAGAATGGACTTAAAACATATATCCTAGCTTTCATTTCATATGCCATAAAATTCAACAACTAACAACAATCATTCATTCTAACGTCTACATGAAATTTCATCTTGTTGACCTATCAtgcttcttttttcaaaatttcaaatcCTCAGAAAAGTTACACAAATAGTACAACTAATACCTGAATACCCTTCACTAAACAATTGACAAATTGTTAAcaatttgccacatttgctttctttcttttacttgccccatttacacacacacacacaatttttaaaaaaatcatgaactATTTGTGAGTTAGTTGCAGACATCATGCCACTTCAACCCTAAATACTCCTAAGAACAAGGGCGTTCTTCAATGTAACCATAACACAATTATCACACTTTAAGAACcttccatttttgttgttgttgaattaaaatttctgcctattctattttttaattttatttttggctgcgttgggtcttcgttgtggcgcgcgggctttctctagttgcggcgagcgggggctactcttccttgcggtatgcgggcttctcattgcggtggcttctcttgttgcggagcatgggctctaggcgcacgggcttcagtagttgtggcgcacgggcttagttgccccgcagcatgtgggatcttcctggaccagggcttgaacccgtgtctcctgcactggtaggcggattcttaaccgctgcgccaccaaggaagtcctcctattcttttcttttattgaagtatagttgatttacaatgttgtattaatttctcgtgtacagcaaagtgattcagttacatatatatatttttttcatattcttttccattataggttattacaagatattgaatatagttccctgtgctatacagtaggactttgttgtttatctattttgtttgtatctgctaatcccaaactcctaatttatccctctccctcaacccctgccttttccctttggtaaccataaatttgttttctatgtctgtgagtctgtttcataaataagttcatttgtatcatattttagattccatatataagtaatatcatatgatatttgtctttctctgtctgacttacttcacttagtatgatgatctctaggtccatccatgttgctgcaaatggcattatttcattcttttttatggctgagtagtattccactgtgtatacataccacatcttctttatctgttaatctgtcaatggacatttaggttgcttccatgtctcagctattgtaaatagtgttgctatgaacattggggtgcaagtatcttttcgaattatagttttctccatatatgcccaggagtggaattgctagatcatatggtaactctattttaagttttttaaggaacctgttttccatagtggctgttttccatagtggctgtaccaacttacattcccaccaacagtggaggagggttcccttttctccacactctctccagcatttattatttgtagacttttttttttttaactgatttttttttttttttttttggctgcgttgggtcttcactgctgcatgcgggctttctctagttgcggcgagcggcggctactcttcattgaggtgcacaggcttctcattgcggtggcttctcttgttgcagagcatgggctctaagcgtgtgggcttcagtagttgcagcacgcaggctcagcagttgtggcacgtgggcccagagtgcacgggcttcagtagttgcagctctcgggctctagagaacgggctcagtagttgtggcgcatgggcttagttgccccacggcttgttggatcttcccggaccagggatcgaacccatgtcccttgcactggcaggtggattcttaaccactggaccaccaggcaagtccagtagactttttaattatggccattctgaccagtgtgaggtgatacctcattgtagttttgatttgcatttctctaatatttagcaatgttgagcatcttttcatgtgtctattgaccacctgtgtgtcttctttggagaaatgtctatttagagacacttccattttaaagatgataaaatcaaagcacagagaggctaaataacttgccTGCTTTTGACAGACCAAAGACTGAACCCAGGTTTCTCAATTCCCAGCCCACGTATCATTGTAAACAGGATGGGGTGAGTAGAGTCTCCATCTAAATTTCAACCTAGAAAAGGGGTTTAGAGCTCCAGCAATGATGGAGAGGAATGGCAGGTAGAACTTGGGGTCTGATGTCACTTCCTGGTTTGAAATAGACCCAAATTGTAACAgcccaaagatttttaaaaataacatatgaaatgttattattgttattatatgtGTACTGGTGGGAGTATTTTCTCTGAAACGAGAtgaactgggtttgaatcccaactctgccaaTTAGGGCTGAGTAAATTCAGGCATGTTACTTAATCTTCCTGTGCCTGTTTCACACCTATAAAATTGGGGATATAGAAGCACCCACTTTGTGGTGCTGTTATGAAGActcaatgagttaatacatgtaaagagcttagaactgtgcccagcacatagtaagagATCAATATATGTTAGCTACCCttataaatacattaatattatTATACAAACAATGCAGAAATAAAGAAGCACACCCCTTGACCCtgcaaaaaccaaccaaccaactaacCTACTAGCAATCCCATCATGCAGACATATTGGTTGTTAACACCTTGTGGTATATCATTTGAACTTTTCCTGGGTGCATGTGCGTAACCCATGTGTATGATCATAATGTACATActgctttagggacttccctggtggtacagtggttaagaatctgccttccaatgcaggggacacaggttcgatccctggtaggggaactaagatcccacatgctgcagggtaCTTAagtccgcgcgccacaactactgagcccacgcaccctggagcctgtgcgccacaactagagagaagccgcgcaccgcaacgaagagccactagccgcaacaaaagatcccatctgccacaactaagacctgatgcagccaaaaaataaattaatttttaaaaaatgatgtacaTACTGCTTTGTAAATTTTGACAATATGTTGTAAACAACTTTCCTCATCAATTTATACATTtctacaatattttttaatggcttCCAGGTCTTCTATGATGTAATTGAATGTAgtcttttaattttgatttattcACTGAAAAGAATAATCTTCTAGCAAAGCTGTGACTACAGGTGATAACACATAAGGTGATAACACAGCAGTTACTCTTCTTACAATCaatttatatgattttatttcctcttatttGGTCCCAGAAAGTAAAGTCGCAGGTATGTGCATTTCAGTATTTGTCACCTCAAATACTCATGTGGTCCACACAATACAACCTAGCAGAGGGCTCTCCAGGAGAAGAGGATTGAAACACTCCTCTATTATCTGTAAATTACATATAAGAGTTTACTACACAGCTCAAAGTTATTATCATtgtcattatattattatatttaaaaaatatttctccaaatacaaaaatatatggtCACTGTGAAGTTCTTCCAGTAGAACAGACAGCAAAAAAGGACCCACAAAGGGTTAGAGTATTTGATGACGGACTCATAGATACTGCTGTGCACATAATAGGCACCCACAAACATTAGTTCCCATTCATTCTGGCATCACTGAAGGGACCAGACAGTTCCAAAGCCCAGGGCATCCCATACCTGTTGTACGTCTTCAGCAAGATCAGAACCACGGtgaagatgatgatgacaacCACCACAATGGCAGCAACGATGGCTCCAGAACCTACGAGGAAGAGAGGAGTGGAGATGGCTAATGTGCAAACTGAAATGCAAGGAAGGATTCGGAGGCTGGGAGGAAGACACACCACCTGGCATCCTCACTGGGtcaaggagaggagagaatgtGAAATCCTGGCACACTCACTGCTGACCCCAGGACAGAGTCACATCTAGAGTGGCAGTGTACCTCTACCTCTAATGGGACTTGGAGGGCCATGTCCTCAGCACATTCCCTGCCAAAATCCTGCCTTAGGCTAAGTCCTGCTCTTATCGTCCCCAAGGTAGCTTCGAACTTCTTTTGTGAAGTAAaacatccttccttctttcagataatataaaagtaatatgtgGTTTttgtagataatttttttttcctacaggacACACATGGGCAACAACAATAGCCCTGTGCCCTGTgtagataattttgaaaatatacatacaaGCCAAAGAGGAGGGGAAGACAAAGACCTCATTACCCCAAGAACCACTGATAGTCTACATACGTATACATTCACCAGTGTGATCATGTGTttgcatatatgcatatttatctatcatcttTTAGAATAATTTATTAATCCTATGTCTGAAAATCCATcttaagaaaatattcataaatatggaaaaatatgcaCTTGATAAAAATGGAACCATATTCCATATACTGTTTTACAACAAAATACCCTGATCCTCTTGCTACATAAGTACATATTTTTCTTCATGACTCTTGAAGGCTGTATAGTACTCCATTGTTTGCCTGTGCCATAATTTGTTTACCAATTCTTTATTGAGGATATTTATGTTGCATTCAATTTTACACTATTAAAAACAAGGCTATGATGAATGTCCTTGTAGCTTAATATCTCAGATTCTAATTTCAATATCAGCTCCCAGTCCCAAAGTCAAACTCTAATATTAGGTTCAAGATCAACAACCTTGCCAGAATTGATATTGAAAACATCAAGAATCATAAGAAAGCTTCATACTTTAAACCGATCTATTTGATTCTGGGGAATTGATCATAGGGAATAATCCCAAATACAGAAAAAGCTATAtgaatgaaaatgtttattacaTTATTAATATTCTAAATATGGGAAGGGTTTAATAAGGTATGGCACACTTATCCCATGAAATATactgtaattaaaataataattatgaagaCTATGGTACATGGAACACTTTCGATGATAGAAAAGTGTGGAATATAGAATatgatattatatacacatccacatatacatacatatacattatgtTGCAACCATTAAATGTGTGCATACAGACATAACATTGAACAAAAGAAGTCAGATACAAAAGAGTATGTGTGGTATGATTCCACAAATACAAAGTTCAAAACCAAGGTAGAATTAATCTATGGTGGTAGAAGTCAGAACAGTGGGTTCCCTTGAGTGGGTGGGGGATAGTGATTGCAAAGGGCACCAGAACTTCTGGAACACTGATGGTGGCCTGATTCTTCATCTGGGGGGTTGGCTACACAGCTGTGTGCACTTTGTGAAAATTCGTCCAGCTGTGCACTTATCATTTGGGCACTTTTTGGAACATATGTAATGCTTTTATAAAAAGTTTActtacaaaacaacaacaactgtgCATTTATTCATAGGAagaaagacagagggaaaaagggagggggtggggaatccATCATGGAgttacttgtttttctttccttcctggagAGTCCAGTGGGTTTTTCAACCTCGGCTGGATAATTCTCTgttgtggggactgtcctgtgccttGCAGGGTATTTACCAGCATCCCTGGTCTGTACTcactagataccagtagcacTTCTCCTCCCACactcccagttgtgacaagcaAAAaagtcttcagacattgccaagtgtctcCTGgtggtagggttgccagataaaatacagtataCCCATTAAATTACAATAtctgataaacaatgaataatttcaaaatattgcaTGGTATATCCTTATACTAAAAATCTATTAATTGTTTatcttaaattcaaatttaatgggTATCCTGTACtttcatttgctaaatctggcaacctgaTTTAGGGGGCAAAATTGCCTAGTTGAGAACCATGACTTTTAGTTAAATAAAAACAGTATTATTCCCATCTTGCTGACAGTGATTCTATCTACCCTGCATTTCACTTCAGAACTGTTTTGAGACATATTTCAGCAGGCCTCTGTAGGTCTCCCCACCCAGAAAAGAGCAGGCTAACATGTGGGACCCTGTCCCAAGAGCGACCCTCTCTGGGTCTCCATAGAAGAGCCACATCCTGCCATTAACCCAGCTTCCTGCCAGTACCCCGGCCTGGAGCTGTCTATCACTGTTCATCACTGCTCCACGTGTGTCGGGAGGCCTGTTCCATTCATGGAGGTATGTACCAAGTCACCTGAGATGACTGAAATGGACCCAAACTTCCCCTAATACAGTCAGTTGGTTTTCTGAAGAATGGTCCTCAAATTTTTCCTTCTAGGGACCCCTTGTTCTTGGCAAATGTCTCCCCAGGACTAACTCTTCCTACCTACATTCATTTACTCCTTGGTAAATTGACGGGATGTTTTTGCTTTGCAAAACTAGTACGAAAGTAGCTGCATTTTAAGGTGACTCGTGTAGGGCCATCTTACAAGAGATACAAATTTCCATTGCCTTCTAAGCCCCAAAATTCCCTAATGaagataatagtaatagtaataataataataatactcattAGGTACTTAGTATGTTTCATACGCACAGAGGCTATTCTAAGTTTTTTACATGGATTATCCCTTCTAGCTTTCACACCTACCTATGTGGCAGCTTTGTTAATAttcccatcttatagatgaggaaatcaagccCAGAGCAGTGAAGTCATGTGCTCAGGGTCATGTAGTTGGCAAGTGGTATATTACTGAGACCGAGACCCAGGGAGTTTGT carries:
- the NCMAP gene encoding noncompact myelin-associated protein isoform X2; the encoded protein is MTTATPLGSTTFFSLNMTTRGEDFLYKSSGAIVAAIVVVVIIIFTVVLILLKTYNRKMRTRRELEPKVPKPASPSALGPNSNSSQHPATVTFSPVDVHVETR
- the NCMAP gene encoding noncompact myelin-associated protein isoform X1 — protein: MIFHLPSQQVEMTTATPLGSTTFFSLNMTTRGEDFLYKSSGAIVAAIVVVVIIIFTVVLILLKTYNRKMRTRRELEPKVPKPASPSALGPNSNSSQHPATVTFSPVDVHVETR